The following are from one region of the Silene latifolia isolate original U9 population chromosome 9, ASM4854445v1, whole genome shotgun sequence genome:
- the LOC141601650 gene encoding uncharacterized protein LOC141601650 — translation MKLLSLNCMGLGNPDAVGGLRNLLRREAPDLVFLCETKLSGSEFRRVRPCLTDYEDMEVDSVGRSRGLAFLWRKAVSCSFRLAYVHYMDFDVSGEGIIWRVTGFYGWPMVSDRHLSWELLRVLGAENGASPWLCIGDFNEILFATEMKGGNHPQWQMNNFREAVDDCGLKVIGFEGYEFTYDNRQEDGDNRKSIIDRAMGNAEWFDMFPRAKLFHMDRERSDHAPIKVILQPRVDRDMGSGRLFRFEHIWVSEDGCEKTIRNAWEMGNEELVDTIAACSEEL, via the coding sequence ATGAAACTCTTGAGCCTTAATTGTATGGGGCTAGGCAACCCCGATGCAGTAGGAGGGCTCCGTAATTTATTACGGAGGGAGGCCCCAGACTTAGTCTTCTTATGTGAGACTAAGCTGAGTGGGAGTGAGTTTAGAAGAGTGCGACCGTGTCTTACTGATTATGAAGACATGGAAGTTGATAGTGTAGGTAGGTCACGGGGTCTGGCGTTTCTATGGCGAAAAGCTGTTTCGTGTAGTTTTAGGTTAGCATATGTACATTATATGGATTTCGATGTGAGTGGGGAGGGAATAATTTGGCGGGTTACGGGTTTCTATGGATGGCCGATGGTGAGTGATCGTCATCTCTCTTGGGAATTGCTGCGTGTTTTAGGGGCGGAGAATGGGGCGTCTCCGTGGTTGTGTATAGGAGACTTTAATGAAATTTTATTTGCTACTGAGATGAAAGGGGGTAATCATCCACAGTGGCAAATGAATAATTTCCGAGAGGCAGTCGATGATTGTGGGCTCAAGGTTATCGGGTTTGAGGGATACGAGTTTACTTACGATAATAGGCAGGAGGACGGTGATAATAGGAAATCAATAATCGACCGAGCTATGGGGAATGCGGAGTGGTTCGACATGTTTCCGAGGGCCAAGTTGTTTCATATGGATAGGGAAAGGTCCGACCATGCCCCTATTAAAGTAATTTTGCAGCCTAGGGTGGATCGTGATATGGGGTCAGGGAGGTTATTCCGGTTCGAGCATATTTGGGTGAGCGAAGATGGGTGCGAGAAAACTATTCGGAATGCTTGGGAAATGGGCAATGAGGAGCTTGTCGATACAATTGCAGCGTGCTCTGAAGAGCTTTAA